In Arthrobacter citreus, a single genomic region encodes these proteins:
- a CDS encoding glycosyltransferase family 2 protein, with protein sequence MTKLSVVAPIYNEEENIKNLYQSITNAVKDKVKEYEIILVDDGSKDNSANLLEQLSKADSHVKPIYFEKNCGQTAALWAGMRQAKGEYISLIDADLQTDPHDILTLMPYMKEYDFANGMRLKRRDTYIKKISSRIGNGVRNKLTNDIIYDTGCPMKLMKREVAQSLYLHEGMHRFLPTLAKMNGFNVIEVEVSHREREYGVSKYGVFNRAFVGLMDAVVIGWLKKRVIQYKIKS encoded by the coding sequence ATGACTAAATTATCTGTTGTAGCACCAATTTATAATGAAGAAGAAAATATAAAAAATCTTTATCAATCGATCACAAATGCAGTAAAAGACAAAGTAAAAGAATATGAAATTATACTAGTTGATGATGGTAGTAAAGATAATAGTGCAAATTTACTAGAGCAATTGTCAAAAGCAGATTCCCATGTCAAGCCTATCTATTTTGAAAAAAATTGTGGCCAGACCGCTGCACTATGGGCTGGGATGAGGCAAGCTAAAGGAGAGTATATTTCATTAATTGATGCTGATCTACAAACTGATCCTCACGATATACTCACTTTAATGCCATATATGAAGGAATATGATTTCGCAAACGGGATGAGGTTAAAGCGTCGAGATACGTATATTAAAAAAATCTCTTCTCGTATTGGAAATGGTGTTAGAAATAAGTTAACTAACGACATAATCTATGATACTGGTTGTCCGATGAAACTAATGAAACGAGAGGTTGCCCAAAGTTTATATTTACATGAAGGGATGCATCGGTTTTTACCAACTTTAGCTAAAATGAATGGGTTCAATGTGATTGAGGTCGAAGTTAGCCACAGAGAAAGAGAATATGGAGTATCAAAGTATGGGGTTTTTAATAGAGCTTTTGTAGGGCTAATGGATGCAGTTGTTATAGGCTGGCTAAAAAAACGAGTGATTCAATATAAAATTAAGTCATAG
- a CDS encoding NAD-dependent epimerase/dehydratase family protein codes for MKTYVVTGGSGFIGSHICEQLIKKGNRVINIDNFTNFYDYKIKIKNVLESTQMDVNFEFLNKTEDLNRLVKIVDQPNYRLCLVDIRDYGSLGAVFQEETIDCVIHLAGYAGVRPSLEDPKIYIDVNIQGTLTLLELMKEYNVKKLIFASSSSVYGNNKTVPFSENDNVDFAISPYAATKKSGEVICHTYHHLYGIDMMLLRFFTVYGERQRPDLAIHKFTKFIDEERPIPFYGDGLSERDYTYIGDIIDGMEKSLRYLEEHSHVYEIINLGESTTITLKQMVVTIENILGKKATLEKLPTQPGDVQKTYADISKAKRLVNYKPNTNFEDGIKQFIKWYRRDKYD; via the coding sequence ATTAAAACTTATGTTGTGACAGGTGGCTCTGGCTTTATAGGTTCGCATATTTGTGAACAACTAATAAAGAAAGGGAATAGGGTTATTAATATTGACAACTTCACAAACTTTTATGATTACAAAATAAAGATTAAAAATGTTCTTGAAAGCACTCAAATGGATGTGAATTTTGAGTTTCTTAATAAAACAGAAGATTTGAATCGTTTAGTTAAAATAGTTGATCAACCTAATTATCGTTTATGTTTGGTTGATATTAGAGATTATGGTAGCTTAGGTGCTGTTTTTCAGGAGGAAACGATTGATTGTGTAATTCACTTAGCTGGATATGCTGGTGTAAGACCATCACTTGAGGATCCAAAAATTTATATCGATGTCAATATTCAAGGAACTCTAACACTACTAGAATTAATGAAAGAGTATAATGTCAAAAAATTAATTTTTGCATCATCTTCTTCTGTATATGGAAATAATAAAACTGTACCTTTTTCAGAAAATGATAATGTAGATTTTGCTATTTCTCCATATGCAGCAACAAAGAAAAGTGGTGAAGTGATTTGTCATACATATCATCATCTATATGGGATCGATATGATGCTTCTTAGATTTTTCACAGTTTATGGAGAAAGGCAACGACCTGATCTTGCGATTCATAAATTTACGAAATTTATCGACGAAGAAAGGCCCATTCCTTTTTATGGAGATGGTCTATCTGAAAGGGATTATACGTATATTGGAGATATTATAGATGGAATGGAAAAGTCTTTACGATATTTAGAAGAACATAGTCATGTTTATGAAATTATTAATTTAGGTGAGAGCACGACAATAACCCTAAAACAAATGGTCGTTACAATTGAGAATATATTAGGTAAAAAGGCTACTTTAGAAAAACTACCTACTCAACCAGGTGATGTTCAAAAAACGTATGCTGATATTTCGAAAGCAAAGAGATTAGTTAATTATAAGCCGAATACTAATTTTGAGGATGGTATTAAGCAATTTATTAAATGGTATAGGAGGGATAAATATGACTAA
- a CDS encoding MarR family transcriptional regulator: MEGKNDYIERIQFALQASIQTMQPKLIDTLEHHGVTATQFHVLIYLRKHERCKMSEIVEFLEVKPSAVSFMIDRLENNNIVYRENDKKDRRVVNILLTEEGIEKIDLVIQDRKEMFENILLNFEEDELLQFVKITEKIATIAAEL; encoded by the coding sequence TTGGAAGGAAAGAACGATTATATTGAAAGAATTCAATTTGCACTTCAAGCTTCTATCCAAACGATGCAGCCTAAGTTAATAGATACTTTGGAGCATCATGGCGTTACAGCTACGCAATTCCATGTACTAATTTACTTACGAAAACATGAAAGGTGCAAAATGTCCGAAATCGTAGAATTCTTGGAAGTTAAACCTAGCGCGGTATCTTTTATGATCGACCGACTAGAAAATAACAACATAGTTTATAGAGAGAATGATAAAAAAGATAGACGTGTTGTAAATATTTTGTTAACAGAAGAAGGGATAGAAAAGATAGATTTAGTGATTCAGGATCGAAAAGAAATGTTTGAAAATATTCTGCTCAATTTTGAAGAAGATGAGCTCTTACAATTTGTAAAGATTACTGAGAAAATTGCCACTATAGCAGCTGAATTATAG